One window from the genome of Enterobacteriaceae bacterium Kacie_13 encodes:
- the hisP gene encoding histidine ABC transporter ATP-binding protein HisP, producing the protein MSENKLAVLDLHKRYGDHEVLKGVSLMANAGDVISIIGSSGSGKSTFLRCINFLEKPSEGSISVNNQDIRMVRDTDGQLKVFDKKQLQLLRTKLTMVFQHFNLWSHMTVLENVMEAPVQVLGLSKTQARERAVKYLDKVGIDARAQGKYPVNLSGGQQQRVSIARALAMEPEVLLFDEPTSALDPELVGEVLRIMQKLAEEGKTMVVVTHEMEFARHVSNHVIFLHKGVIEEQGNPAEVFSNPKSTRLQQFLSGALK; encoded by the coding sequence ATGTCAGAAAACAAATTAGCCGTTCTCGATTTACACAAACGCTACGGCGACCACGAAGTGCTAAAAGGCGTGTCGCTCATGGCTAACGCCGGGGATGTGATCAGCATTATCGGATCATCTGGTTCCGGTAAAAGTACCTTTTTACGCTGTATCAACTTTCTCGAAAAACCGAGCGAAGGGTCGATCAGCGTCAATAATCAGGACATCCGAATGGTGCGCGACACCGACGGCCAGCTTAAAGTCTTTGATAAGAAGCAGCTGCAACTATTGCGCACCAAATTGACGATGGTGTTTCAGCATTTCAATCTGTGGAGTCACATGACAGTGCTGGAAAACGTCATGGAAGCGCCGGTGCAGGTGCTGGGGCTGAGCAAAACGCAAGCGCGCGAACGTGCCGTGAAGTATCTCGATAAAGTGGGGATTGATGCGCGTGCGCAGGGCAAATATCCGGTGAACTTGTCCGGAGGCCAGCAGCAGCGTGTCTCAATCGCCCGTGCGCTGGCGATGGAGCCTGAAGTGCTGTTATTCGATGAACCGACCTCTGCGCTCGACCCGGAGCTGGTAGGCGAAGTGCTGCGCATCATGCAGAAACTGGCGGAAGAGGGAAAAACCATGGTTGTGGTCACCCACGAAATGGAATTTGCCCGTCATGTCTCAAATCACGTGATTTTCCTGCACAAAGGTGTGATTGAAGAGCAGGGCAATCCGGCGGAAGTCTTCAGCAATCCGAAAAGCACGCGCCTGCAACAGTTTCTGTCGGGTGCGCTGAAGTAA
- a CDS encoding ABC transporter permease subunit (The N-terminal region of this protein, as described by TIGR01726, is a three transmembrane segment that identifies a subfamily of ABC transporter permease subunits, which specificities that include histidine, arginine, glutamine, glutamate, L-cystine (sic), the opines (in Agrobacterium) octopine and nopaline, etc.), whose product MIDILQQYGWSLLYSDGYRFTGLAITLWLLISSVVIGGLLAVPMAVGRVSSNKFIRYPIWLYTYIFRGTPLYVQLLVFYSGMYSLEIVRGTDFLNAFFRSGLNCTILALTLNTCAYTTEIFAGAIRSVPHGEIEAANAYGFSRFKLYTCIILPSALRTALPAYSNEVILMLHSTALAFTATVPDVLKIARDINSATYQPFYAFGIAAVIYLCVSFVLIGLFRKAEKRWLAHVKPQAAH is encoded by the coding sequence ATGATCGATATTCTTCAACAATATGGCTGGTCGCTGCTCTATAGCGATGGCTACCGGTTTACCGGTCTGGCAATTACGTTGTGGCTGCTCATCAGTTCTGTGGTGATTGGCGGCCTGCTGGCCGTGCCGATGGCCGTGGGCCGCGTCTCTTCCAATAAATTTATCCGTTATCCTATCTGGCTTTATACCTACATCTTTCGCGGCACGCCGCTGTACGTTCAGCTGCTGGTGTTTTACTCCGGGATGTACAGTCTGGAGATCGTGCGCGGAACCGACTTTCTGAACGCGTTCTTTCGCAGCGGTCTGAACTGTACAATTCTGGCGTTAACGCTCAATACCTGTGCGTATACCACCGAGATTTTCGCCGGGGCTATCCGTTCGGTGCCGCACGGTGAAATCGAAGCGGCTAACGCTTACGGATTTTCGCGCTTCAAACTCTATACCTGCATTATTTTGCCTTCGGCGCTGCGCACGGCACTGCCTGCTTACAGTAACGAAGTCATCCTGATGCTGCACTCTACCGCGCTGGCCTTTACCGCCACTGTGCCGGACGTGTTGAAGATTGCCCGTGATATTAATTCGGCAACCTATCAGCCGTTTTACGCCTTCGGCATCGCGGCGGTGATATATCTTTGTGTTTCTTTTGTTCTGATTGGTCTGTTCCGCAAGGCGGAAAAACGCTGGCTGGCGCACGTTAAGCCTCAGGCCGCTCATTAA
- a CDS encoding ABC transporter permease subunit (The N-terminal region of this protein, as described by TIGR01726, is a three transmembrane segment that identifies a subfamily of ABC transporter permease subunits, which specificities that include histidine, arginine, glutamine, glutamate, L-cystine (sic), the opines (in Agrobacterium) octopine and nopaline, etc.), with amino-acid sequence MLYGYSQVIIQGTLVTLELAISSVVLALVIGLIGAGGKLSKSRVISGFFGCYTTLIRGVPDLVLMLLIFYGLQIALNSVTESLGFTQIDIDPMSAGIITLGFIYGAYFTETFRGAFMAVPRGQIEAATAFGFSGSQIFRRILFPAMMRFALPGIGNNWQVILKATALVSLLGLNDVVKATQLAGKGTYQPFYFAIVAGVVYLIFTTLSNGVLLWLDRRYSLGVKRAEL; translated from the coding sequence ATGCTGTATGGGTATTCCCAGGTAATCATCCAGGGCACGTTGGTGACACTGGAACTGGCGATTTCGTCAGTTGTTTTAGCGCTGGTGATAGGGCTTATCGGGGCCGGTGGGAAACTGTCAAAGAGCCGGGTTATCTCTGGTTTCTTTGGTTGTTACACCACGCTTATCCGCGGCGTACCTGATCTGGTATTGATGTTATTAATTTTTTACGGCTTGCAGATTGCGCTCAACAGCGTGACAGAATCACTTGGATTTACCCAAATTGATATCGACCCGATGAGCGCCGGTATCATCACGCTCGGTTTTATCTATGGTGCATATTTCACCGAGACCTTCCGTGGCGCGTTTATGGCCGTTCCCCGTGGACAGATCGAAGCGGCGACCGCCTTTGGTTTCTCAGGCTCACAGATTTTCCGCCGTATACTCTTTCCGGCCATGATGCGCTTCGCACTGCCCGGTATCGGTAATAACTGGCAGGTGATTTTAAAAGCCACTGCGCTGGTGTCTTTGCTAGGCCTCAATGATGTCGTTAAAGCCACGCAGCTGGCAGGCAAGGGCACATATCAGCCGTTTTACTTTGCGATTGTCGCGGGTGTGGTTTATCTGATTTTTACCACGCTGTCGAACGGCGTGCTGTTATGGCTTGATCGCCGCTATTCGCTGGGTGTGAAGAGGGCTGAGCTATGA
- the argT gene encoding lysine/arginine/ornithine ABC transporter substrate-binding protein ArgT: MKKLFKVLPLVLVLASAGSAFAAAPKAINIGTDPTYAPFESKDSSGKLVGFDIDLANEMCKRAAIKCTYVESDFDALIPSLKAKKIDAIISSLSITEKRQQEIDFTEKLYAANARLIAPKGSKVLPELDALKGKNVGVLQGSTQEAYANAMWQPKGINVVAYQNQDLIYADLASGRLDAAFQDEVAGSEGFLKQSAGKDYAFAGPSVKDDKFFGVGTGMGLRKTDTDLKAALNKAFDSMRKDGTYDKLAKKYFDFDVYGG; this comes from the coding sequence ATGAAAAAGTTGTTCAAGGTTCTTCCGCTGGTTCTGGTCTTAGCCAGTGCTGGCAGTGCATTTGCTGCCGCGCCTAAAGCAATTAATATCGGCACCGATCCGACTTATGCCCCATTTGAATCAAAAGACTCCAGTGGCAAGCTGGTTGGTTTTGATATCGATCTCGCTAACGAAATGTGTAAGCGTGCGGCCATCAAATGTACGTACGTTGAAAGTGATTTCGATGCGCTAATCCCGTCTCTGAAAGCCAAAAAAATTGATGCGATCATTTCCTCACTGTCCATCACTGAAAAGCGTCAGCAGGAAATTGATTTCACTGAGAAACTGTACGCTGCCAACGCCCGTCTGATCGCACCTAAAGGCTCTAAAGTGTTGCCTGAACTGGATGCGCTGAAAGGTAAAAACGTTGGCGTATTGCAGGGTTCCACTCAGGAAGCCTATGCCAACGCAATGTGGCAGCCAAAAGGTATCAACGTGGTGGCTTACCAGAACCAGGATCTGATTTATGCGGATCTGGCATCTGGCCGTCTCGACGCGGCATTCCAGGATGAAGTGGCAGGCAGCGAAGGCTTCCTGAAACAGTCAGCTGGCAAGGACTACGCGTTCGCAGGTCCCTCCGTGAAAGACGATAAATTCTTCGGTGTGGGTACTGGTATGGGTCTGCGTAAGACCGACACCGACCTGAAAGCTGCGCTTAACAAGGCGTTTGACAGCATGCGTAAAGACGGGACTTACGACAAGCTGGCGAAGAAATACTTCGACTTTGACGTATACGGCGGCTAA
- a CDS encoding UbiX family flavin prenyltransferase, which translates to MKRLIVGISGASGAIYGVRLLQVLQNVPDIETHLVMSNAARQTLTLETDLTLRDVQALANVVHDSRDIAASISSGSYKTTGMVILPCSIKTLSGIVNSYTDGLLTRAADVVLKESRRLVLCVRETPLHLGHLRLMTQAAELGAIIMPPVPAFYHRPESVDDIINQTVNRVIDQFDIELPQDLFVRWQGSH; encoded by the coding sequence ATGAAACGACTTATTGTCGGCATTTCAGGCGCCAGCGGCGCAATTTATGGCGTCCGGTTATTGCAGGTGCTGCAAAACGTGCCCGATATTGAAACTCATCTGGTGATGAGCAATGCCGCACGGCAAACGCTGACCCTGGAAACCGATCTGACGTTGCGTGATGTTCAGGCACTGGCCAATGTAGTGCATGATTCCCGTGATATCGCCGCCAGTATTTCTTCCGGCTCATATAAAACCACCGGAATGGTGATTTTGCCGTGTTCGATTAAAACGCTGTCCGGCATTGTGAACAGTTACACCGATGGTTTACTTACCCGCGCTGCCGATGTGGTACTCAAAGAAAGCCGTCGTCTGGTGCTTTGCGTTCGCGAAACTCCGCTGCATCTCGGGCACCTGCGACTGATGACCCAGGCAGCCGAGCTGGGGGCGATCATCATGCCACCGGTCCCGGCGTTCTATCATCGCCCGGAATCGGTTGACGATATCATTAATCAGACCGTCAACCGCGTGATTGACCAGTTTGATATTGAACTGCCACAGGACTTATTTGTTCGATGGCAGGGCAGCCACTGA
- the purF gene encoding amidophosphoribosyltransferase, with the protein MCGIVGIAGFMPVNQSIYDALTVLQHRGQDAAGIVTIDANNNFRLRKANGLVKDVFEARHMLRLQGNMGIGHVRYPTAGSSSASEAQPFYVNSPFGITLAHNGNLTNAHELRSNLFEGQRRHVNTTSDSEVLLNILASELDRFQHYPLEADNIFAAVAAVNLKIRGAYACVAMIIGHGMLAFRDPHGIRPLVIGKRTLEGGRNEYMVASESVALDTLGFEFLRDVAPGEAVYITEKGQLFTRMCAENPQYNPCLFEYVYFARPDSFIDKISVYSARVRMGEKLGAKIAREWEDLDIDVVIPIPETSCDIALEIARILNKPYRQGFVKNRYVGRTFIMPGQQERRKSVRRKLNANRAEFRDKNVLLVDDSIVRGTTSQQIVEMAREAGARRVYLASAAPEIRFPNVYGIDMPSANELIAHGREVSEINQIIGADALIFQDLSDLIAAVKEDNSDIEKFECSVFDGIYVTKDVDQNYLEYLEALRNDDAQALRGQQEAENLEMHNEG; encoded by the coding sequence ATGTGCGGTATTGTCGGTATCGCCGGTTTCATGCCGGTAAACCAGTCGATTTATGACGCGTTAACGGTGTTACAACACCGTGGGCAGGATGCCGCAGGCATCGTCACCATTGACGCCAATAATAACTTCCGTTTACGGAAAGCGAATGGCCTGGTGAAGGATGTTTTCGAAGCCCGCCATATGCTTCGCTTGCAAGGCAACATGGGCATCGGCCATGTTCGCTACCCAACGGCTGGCAGTTCCAGCGCTTCAGAAGCTCAACCTTTTTACGTCAACTCTCCGTTTGGCATCACCCTGGCCCATAACGGTAACCTGACGAATGCCCATGAACTGAGAAGTAACCTGTTCGAAGGCCAGCGCCGCCACGTCAACACGACTTCCGATTCTGAAGTCCTGCTGAATATCCTGGCCAGCGAGCTGGATCGTTTCCAACATTATCCGCTGGAAGCTGACAACATTTTTGCCGCCGTCGCGGCTGTGAACCTGAAAATCCGTGGCGCGTATGCCTGCGTGGCGATGATCATCGGCCACGGCATGCTGGCGTTCCGTGACCCGCACGGCATCCGCCCGCTGGTGATCGGCAAACGTACGCTGGAAGGTGGGCGTAACGAGTACATGGTGGCGTCTGAGAGCGTGGCGTTAGATACGCTGGGCTTTGAGTTCCTGCGCGATGTTGCGCCGGGCGAAGCGGTGTACATCACCGAAAAAGGCCAGCTGTTCACCCGCATGTGTGCTGAGAATCCGCAGTACAACCCATGCCTGTTCGAGTATGTGTATTTCGCGCGTCCTGACTCGTTCATCGACAAAATTTCCGTCTACAGCGCCCGTGTACGCATGGGTGAAAAGTTGGGCGCGAAGATTGCCCGTGAATGGGAAGATCTGGATATCGACGTGGTGATTCCAATCCCGGAAACCTCTTGCGATATCGCGCTGGAAATCGCGCGCATCCTGAATAAACCGTACCGGCAGGGTTTTGTGAAAAACCGCTACGTAGGCCGTACGTTTATCATGCCGGGTCAGCAGGAGCGTCGTAAATCCGTTCGTCGCAAACTGAACGCTAACCGCGCAGAGTTCCGTGATAAGAACGTATTGCTGGTCGATGACTCCATCGTGCGCGGCACCACCTCTCAGCAGATTGTAGAGATGGCGCGTGAAGCGGGCGCGAGACGTGTTTATCTGGCCTCTGCGGCACCGGAAATCCGTTTCCCGAACGTGTACGGCATCGATATGCCCAGCGCCAACGAACTGATTGCACACGGTCGTGAAGTCAGCGAAATCAATCAGATTATCGGTGCAGATGCGCTCATCTTCCAGGATCTCAGCGATTTGATCGCCGCAGTAAAAGAAGATAACAGCGATATCGAGAAGTTTGAGTGTTCGGTGTTTGACGGTATTTACGTCACCAAAGACGTTGACCAGAATTACCTGGAATATCTCGAAGCCCTGCGCAACGACGACGCTCAGGCGTTACGTGGCCAGCAGGAAGCTGAAAACCTCGAGATGCACAACGAAGGCTGA
- the cvpA gene encoding colicin V production protein, whose translation MVWIDYVIIAVIGFSALVSLIRGFVREALSLVTWACAFFVASHYYPYLAIYFTRFEDELVRNGIAIAILFIATLIVGAIVNYVIGSLVERTGLSGTDRVLGVCFGALRGVLIVSAMLFFLDTFTGFSQSEDWKQSQLIPQFSYIIRWFFDYLQSTSSFLPKHL comes from the coding sequence ATGGTCTGGATTGATTACGTCATCATTGCGGTTATCGGATTTTCTGCCTTAGTCAGTTTGATTCGTGGCTTTGTTCGTGAGGCTTTATCGTTGGTAACCTGGGCTTGTGCCTTCTTCGTTGCCAGCCATTATTATCCTTACCTCGCCATCTACTTCACGCGTTTCGAAGATGAGTTAGTTCGAAACGGGATCGCAATTGCCATCTTGTTCATCGCGACGTTGATCGTAGGTGCAATTGTCAACTATGTGATTGGTTCGCTGGTGGAAAGAACCGGGTTGTCCGGCACTGACAGGGTGTTAGGTGTGTGCTTTGGCGCACTGCGCGGTGTGTTGATTGTCTCCGCGATGCTGTTCTTCCTGGATACTTTTACCGGTTTCTCACAAAGTGAAGACTGGAAGCAATCTCAGTTGATCCCACAGTTCAGTTATATCATCAGGTGGTTCTTTGACTACCTGCAGAGCACGTCGAGTTTCTTGCCAAAACATCTTTAG
- the dedD gene encoding cell division protein DedD encodes MASKFQNRLVGTVILVALGVIILPGLLDGKKKHYEDEFASIPLVPKAGDVEEQDSVPPVTQSLPAQAPEGANQAMSGAPEEDHSANNTTAANRGAVAPGNTTVETPPSTTLPEQKKAVSPTRTETAKQKPVEQKPVVQKPIVQKPKTIEPKPMVEAPPVVKQKPVEQPKPVEQTKPVEQPKAVEQPKTTPEEKAPAGQSYVVQLGALKNAAKANEIVANLRLSGFRAYTVPSTPVQGQITRLYVGPDASKQKLEASLPQLQQLSGLGGQVRAYSAH; translated from the coding sequence GTGGCAAGTAAGTTTCAAAATCGTCTGGTCGGGACGGTCATTCTGGTGGCGCTGGGCGTCATCATTTTGCCCGGTTTACTCGACGGCAAGAAAAAACATTACGAAGACGAATTTGCGTCTATTCCATTGGTGCCAAAAGCAGGTGATGTTGAAGAACAGGACTCTGTGCCGCCGGTGACCCAGTCGCTGCCTGCGCAGGCGCCGGAAGGTGCCAATCAGGCGATGAGTGGCGCGCCTGAAGAGGACCATTCTGCGAACAATACTACGGCTGCCAATCGCGGCGCGGTCGCACCAGGCAACACCACGGTAGAAACGCCGCCGTCGACAACATTGCCTGAGCAGAAGAAGGCCGTGTCGCCAACGCGGACCGAAACGGCTAAGCAGAAGCCGGTTGAGCAAAAACCGGTAGTGCAAAAACCGATAGTGCAAAAACCGAAAACCATCGAACCTAAACCAATGGTTGAAGCGCCGCCGGTGGTTAAACAGAAACCGGTTGAACAGCCGAAGCCGGTCGAACAGACTAAACCTGTCGAGCAGCCAAAAGCGGTCGAACAGCCGAAGACTACGCCAGAAGAAAAAGCACCGGCGGGTCAGTCTTACGTCGTGCAGCTGGGCGCATTGAAAAATGCTGCCAAAGCCAATGAGATTGTCGCGAATCTGCGCTTGTCAGGTTTCCGTGCGTACACCGTCCCTTCCACTCCGGTACAGGGGCAAATCACACGGTTGTACGTCGGTCCGGATGCGTCGAAGCAAAAACTGGAAGCGTCATTGCCACAATTGCAACAGTTGAGTGGACTGGGTGGGCAGGTTCGCGCTTACAGCGCGCACTGA
- the folC gene encoding bifunctional tetrahydrofolate synthase/dihydrofolate synthase codes for MQNQHIPQATSPLATWLYYLEHLHSQAIELGLTRVSAVAAKLDLLTPAPLVFTVAGTNGKGTTCATLESILMAAGYRVGVYSSPHLVRYTERVRIQGEELPEATHCESFALLEAGRGDISLTYFEYSTLSALHLFRQAKLDVVILEVGLGGRLDATNIVDASVSVVTSIALDHTDWLGSDRGSIGREKAGIFRAGKPAVVGEPDMPQSIADVAQEKQSDLYRRDTNWHFTASDESWRWAALHNGAETGALENLPLPNVPLANAATALAALHYSPLDIPADAIRTGLQRAALPGRFQTVSESPRLILDVAHNPHAAAYLAGRLAQLPRQNGKIRAVVGMLSDKDIAGTLACLSPLVDVWYCAPLEGPRGASAKELTAHLPSASEFADVGSAWKQAMEEAAPEDIVIVCGSFHTVAHVMDALDTGKTSGK; via the coding sequence ATGCAAAATCAACATATCCCTCAAGCCACGTCGCCCCTTGCCACGTGGCTTTATTATCTCGAACACCTCCATTCTCAGGCGATTGAACTGGGCCTTACGCGGGTCAGCGCGGTTGCTGCTAAACTCGATTTGCTGACGCCAGCACCGCTGGTCTTTACCGTCGCGGGCACCAATGGTAAAGGCACCACCTGCGCCACACTCGAATCGATTCTGATGGCCGCCGGTTATCGTGTCGGCGTTTACAGTTCCCCTCATCTTGTGCGTTATACCGAGCGCGTACGCATTCAGGGTGAAGAGCTACCGGAAGCGACGCACTGTGAGTCTTTTGCGCTGCTGGAAGCCGGTCGCGGTGATATCTCACTGACCTATTTCGAATACAGCACGCTTTCTGCGTTGCATCTGTTCAGGCAGGCGAAGCTTGACGTGGTTATCCTTGAAGTGGGACTGGGAGGGCGCCTGGATGCCACAAATATCGTGGATGCCTCGGTGTCGGTCGTCACCAGCATTGCGCTCGATCACACCGACTGGCTGGGTTCCGATCGTGGAAGCATTGGCCGCGAAAAGGCCGGTATTTTCCGTGCGGGCAAACCTGCAGTCGTCGGTGAGCCGGATATGCCGCAGTCGATTGCCGACGTCGCGCAGGAAAAACAGTCTGATTTGTACCGTCGTGATACGAACTGGCATTTTACCGCCAGTGATGAGAGCTGGCGGTGGGCGGCGCTGCACAACGGCGCAGAAACCGGTGCGCTGGAAAATCTGCCGTTGCCGAACGTTCCGCTGGCGAATGCCGCCACGGCGCTGGCAGCATTGCATTATTCGCCGCTGGATATTCCGGCTGATGCCATACGCACGGGATTGCAACGTGCCGCGCTGCCGGGGCGTTTCCAGACTGTGAGCGAATCGCCACGCCTGATCCTTGACGTTGCGCACAATCCTCATGCAGCGGCTTATCTGGCCGGGCGTCTGGCGCAGTTGCCGCGTCAGAACGGGAAAATCCGGGCGGTGGTGGGCATGTTGTCAGATAAAGATATTGCCGGTACGCTGGCATGCCTGTCGCCTCTGGTCGATGTCTGGTATTGCGCACCGCTCGAAGGTCCGCGCGGCGCCAGTGCAAAAGAGCTGACGGCGCACCTGCCTTCGGCGAGTGAGTTTGCGGATGTCGGATCAGCCTGGAAACAGGCTATGGAGGAGGCGGCTCCTGAGGATATTGTGATCGTCTGCGGTTCGTTTCATACCGTCGCTCACGTAATGGATGCTTTAGATACGGGGAAAACCAGTGGCAAGTAA
- the accD gene encoding acetyl-CoA carboxylase, carboxyltransferase subunit beta, whose product MSWIERILSKSTDSQTRKASIPEGVWTKCDSCGQVLYRAELERNLMVCPKCDHHMRMSARMRLSSFMDEGSEVELGSELEPKDVLKFKDSKKYKDRLVAAQKETNEKDAMVVMKGTLFGMPIVVASFEFAFMGGSMASVVGARFVRAVEQAMEDNCPLVCFSASGGARMQEALMSLMQMAKTSAALAKLQERGLPYISVLTDPTMGGVSASLAMLGDINVAEPKALIGFAGPRVIEQTVREKLPAGFQRSEFLIEKGAIDMIVRRPDLRAKLGSVLAKLTGQPEPKVAEVPAAVNGSADDHQDA is encoded by the coding sequence ATGAGCTGGATTGAACGAATTCTTAGTAAGAGCACTGACTCGCAAACCCGTAAGGCAAGCATTCCTGAGGGCGTCTGGACTAAATGTGACAGCTGCGGACAGGTACTTTACCGCGCCGAGCTCGAGCGTAACCTCATGGTTTGCCCTAAGTGTGACCACCATATGCGTATGTCTGCGCGTATGCGTCTGTCCTCTTTCATGGACGAGGGGAGTGAGGTTGAATTAGGTAGCGAGCTTGAGCCTAAAGATGTTCTGAAGTTTAAAGATTCCAAAAAATACAAAGATCGTCTGGTGGCTGCGCAGAAAGAAACCAACGAAAAAGACGCCATGGTTGTCATGAAAGGTACGCTGTTTGGTATGCCGATTGTGGTCGCGTCGTTTGAGTTTGCTTTCATGGGCGGTTCCATGGCCTCTGTGGTAGGCGCACGTTTCGTGCGTGCTGTAGAACAGGCAATGGAAGATAACTGCCCGCTGGTGTGTTTCTCAGCCAGTGGCGGCGCACGTATGCAGGAAGCGCTGATGTCGCTGATGCAGATGGCGAAAACCAGTGCGGCGTTGGCAAAATTACAGGAACGCGGTTTACCGTACATTTCTGTACTGACTGATCCGACCATGGGCGGTGTTTCAGCCAGCCTCGCGATGCTGGGTGATATCAACGTGGCTGAGCCAAAAGCCCTGATTGGTTTTGCCGGCCCGCGAGTTATCGAGCAAACCGTTCGTGAAAAACTGCCTGCTGGTTTCCAGCGCAGCGAGTTCCTGATCGAAAAAGGCGCGATCGACATGATCGTCCGTCGTCCGGATTTGCGTGCCAAATTAGGCAGCGTTCTGGCGAAACTGACCGGGCAACCGGAGCCAAAAGTGGCCGAGGTTCCGGCTGCTGTCAACGGTTCTGCCGATGACCATCAGGATGCCTGA
- a CDS encoding DedA family protein, giving the protein MGFIQFVIDFILHIDVHLAELVAQYGAWVYGILFLILFCETGLVVTPFLPGDSLLFVAGALAALPTNDLNVHLMVFLMAIAAIVGDAVNYTIGRVFGERLFSNPNSKIFRRSYLDKTHKFYEKHGGKTIILARFVPIVRTFAPFVAGMGHMSYRHFAAYNVIGALIWVLLFTYAGYLFGDLPIVQENLKLLIVGIIVVSILPGVIEIWRHKRAAAKEKRHQG; this is encoded by the coding sequence ATGGGTTTTATCCAGTTTGTGATTGATTTTATTCTACATATTGATGTGCATTTGGCGGAGCTGGTTGCGCAGTATGGCGCCTGGGTTTACGGGATTTTGTTCCTGATCCTGTTTTGCGAAACCGGGCTGGTGGTGACACCTTTCCTGCCGGGGGATTCATTGCTGTTCGTCGCGGGTGCGCTGGCCGCGTTGCCGACCAATGATCTTAATGTGCATCTGATGGTGTTTCTGATGGCGATTGCTGCCATTGTGGGGGACGCCGTAAACTACACCATCGGGCGGGTCTTTGGGGAGCGCCTGTTCAGCAACCCAAATTCGAAGATTTTCCGTCGCAGTTATTTAGACAAGACGCATAAGTTTTACGAGAAACATGGCGGTAAAACGATTATTCTTGCGCGCTTCGTGCCGATCGTCCGGACATTTGCGCCGTTTGTTGCCGGCATGGGACATATGTCTTATCGCCATTTCGCGGCGTATAACGTGATTGGTGCGCTAATTTGGGTGCTGCTGTTTACTTACGCAGGCTACCTTTTCGGTGATCTCCCGATTGTTCAGGAAAATCTGAAATTACTGATCGTCGGCATCATCGTGGTTTCGATCCTCCCAGGTGTGATTGAAATCTGGCGGCACAAACGTGCGGCGGCGAAAGAGAAACGTCATCAGGGTTAA